A part of Mycobacteriales bacterium genomic DNA contains:
- a CDS encoding class I SAM-dependent methyltransferase — protein MTYRDVVVAGYDQLGPRYRDQFSGSPTRIAYVRRVRRRLAPGSIVVALGCGPGDPATRLLAADHRVLGVDVSPGQLRLAASAAPTALLVRADITEFALRPASVDAVVSFYALGHLPPPAHAPLVAAIATWLRPGGLLLTSAPRIPGDGVDDWVGVPMYFGGIGDEPTLAAVRTAGLTVEASEVVPEYEPDGGIARFHWITATKPRVGAGFEPATPRS, from the coding sequence ATGACGTACCGGGATGTCGTCGTGGCCGGCTACGACCAGCTGGGTCCGCGCTACCGCGACCAGTTCTCGGGCAGCCCGACCCGGATCGCGTACGTCCGGCGGGTGCGGCGGCGCCTCGCGCCCGGCTCGATCGTCGTCGCCCTCGGCTGCGGTCCCGGCGACCCGGCCACCCGCCTGCTCGCGGCGGACCATCGCGTCCTCGGTGTCGACGTCTCCCCCGGCCAGCTCCGCCTGGCCGCGTCGGCCGCCCCGACCGCGCTCCTGGTCCGCGCCGACATCACCGAGTTCGCGCTCCGGCCGGCGTCGGTCGACGCCGTCGTGTCCTTCTACGCCCTCGGCCACCTGCCACCGCCGGCGCACGCGCCGCTCGTCGCCGCCATCGCGACCTGGCTGCGCCCCGGCGGCCTGCTGCTCACCAGCGCGCCCCGGATCCCCGGCGACGGGGTCGACGACTGGGTCGGCGTCCCCATGTACTTCGGCGGCATCGGCGACGAACCCACCCTCGCCGCCGTCCGCACCGCCGGCCTCACCGTCGAAGCCTCGGAAGTCGTCCCCGAATACGAACCCGACGGCGGTATCGCCCGCTTCCACTGGATAACCGCAACGAAGCCGAGGGTGGGCGCTGGGTTCGAACCAGCGACCCCCCGCTCTTAG